Proteins encoded within one genomic window of Solea senegalensis isolate Sse05_10M linkage group LG11, IFAPA_SoseM_1, whole genome shotgun sequence:
- the tti1 gene encoding TELO2-interacting protein 1 homolog → MPLTMSQISDPKIAFAYLRPNCVLLTREPSVSNVKTLGSQLKEVNDATLQQLQEYVLFPLRFVLKVPGPKKDKLVQAVAETMSHILENTCVQSWDTLHGLFSELCLCLCSPTDPGKPADTSEELKLAVLQCLDALLHAAYGDIVFKLFEPIMLPGLGAAVSLLLALGEKEKSRDIQAAALKCLQALTLQCDCTQEHVVPSSEEQHAIGSAMASFLPGISMAVTRIITGDLRQGHAVTVRAIKFWSSAVRLVLEDVQLQASQPLKTPSSDLGRIAQLMVPRTQDWVKSTVGKLSVLLKKIISCTSAHRHWRVRLELVELADHLLARCSHSLGECVGLLLEALVGAVNDEEPRVRERCEVSLRDVSQRNQSSLNSSSGDMTSSTHTFTDVLSENLHSLATSLPRLMRTSDDQKKLFVLNVFLGYLKVLGPLVCVVLNSAAHLERISKALMQVLELDVMDVSIVEERSHSSSIETSSSAPDYYTAHIQRKHFLYFTDEKILSVLMEICRTLGFYGNIYLLTDHFLDLYRQSSSYRKQAAMVLNEIVRGAAGIGVATESQGLRGEGDGCSATLKEDLEAAVVSVVEEYISLNNWHLITVSEETDRDRQDQQLLSPPRLLSISNNDISKINVNSLQVIPSSFGSSSPSSSTPTVHQLNSNIWQLCIQLEGIGCFSQALGRDFRPLLMTSLYPVLEKAGEETLLVSQAALGSMWDISKACGYPSLKELINENSDYLLSDISLNLQRLNQHPQAPRVLTVMLTHSDCSLLPLVGDIVQDVLMALDLSYDHTAALFCSVLHALMRALARWFPSSCTRTNESATSKQTSTDQEVLDIRQFLLDYCKQRKLAEGIGIEEDNTEDLEVPPPVECEDSGDMEAPDVKAELPSHLRISKDVMERCIHLLSDPSLRLRLKVLDVLELCVCVLSEKGDELLPMAHRCWPALLQRLTADDPLAVLRAFRMLCTLGETCGDFLRRRVSKEVLPRLSSSLIRQAPISAKAGPIYLHTVAYKLQLAVLQGLGSLCQRLDLGEADLDAVCEACLPYLSCRQPSPLQEACLSVFRHLIQVDADTFWFTLNELHCPFSYTPPHPDLQPVQLSGMDRPRDEYSDNVLKLLREEFDSVSVTVDQKIS, encoded by the exons ATGCCTCTAACAATGTCTCAAATCAGTGATCCAAAGATTGCTTTTGCCTATCTGCGCCCAAACTGTGTCCTCCTGACCCGAGAGCCCTCTGTCAGCAATGTTAAGACTCTTGGCAGCCAGTTAAAAGAAGTCAATGATGCAACATTGCAGCAGCTCCAAGAGTATGTCCTTTTCCCTCTTCGCTTTGTCCTTAAAGTCCCTGGTCCCAAGAAGGACAAACTGGTGCAGGCTGTGGCTGAGACCATGAGCCACATCCTGGAGAACACTTGTGTCCAGAGCTGGGACACACTCCACGGCCTTTTCTCAGagctctgcctctgcctctgctctCCAACTGACCCTGGTAAACCTGCCGATACGTCAGAGGAGCTGAAGTTGGCTGTGCTGCAGTGCCTGGACGCCCTGCTTCATGCTGCTTATGGTGACATAGTCTTCAAACTCTTTGAACCGATCATGCTGCCTGGACTGGGCGCAGCGGTTTCACTGCTGCTGGCTTTAGGTGAGAAGGAGAAATCTCGAGATATTCAGGCAGCAGCACTTAAGTGTCTCCAGGCTTTAACTCTGCAGTGTGACTGCACTCAGGAGCATGTAGTCCCATCCTCAGAGGAGCAACATGCTATAGGCAGCGCCATGGCTTCATTCTTACCTGGAATCTCCATGGCTGTAACCAGGATTATTACAGGAGATCTGAGACAAGGCCATGCAGTCACAGTCAGGGCCATTAAG TTTTGGTCAAGTGCTGTGCGGCTTGTGTTGGAAGATGTCCAGCTTCAGGCCAGTCAGCCCCTGAAGACTCCCTCATCAGACCTGGGCAGAATTGCACAGCTGATGGTCCCACGAACACAAGACTGGGTTAAAAGCACAGTGGGGAAACTTTCTGTGCTGCTCAAGAAAATCATCTCATGCACCTCAGCCCATAGGCACTGGAGGGTTCGGCTGGAGCTGGTGGAGCTGGCTGACCACCTGCTGGCCAGGTGTAGTCACTCACTGGGAGAGTGTGTGGGGCTGCTCTTGGAGGCACTGGTGGGAGCAGTCAATGATGAGGAGCCCAGAGTCAGAGAGAG ATGTGAGGTTTCCCTCAGGGACGTATCGCAGAGGAATCAAAGCAGCCTCAATAGTAGCAGCGGGGATATGACCAGCTCTACTCACACCTTCACTGACGTGCTCTCAGAGAATCTCCACTCTTTGGCCACCTCCCTTCCCAGACTGATGAGGACCTCTGATGACCAGAAGAAACTTTTTGTCCTCAATGTGTTCCTGGGTTATTTAAAGGTCCTGGGGCCACTCGTCTGTGTGGTGCTAAACTCAGCTGCACATCTGGAGAGGATTTCTAAAGCTTTGATGCAG GTGCTGGAACTGGATGTGATGGATGTTTCCATCGTCGAAGAAAGGAGCCACAGCTCTTCCATAGAAACGAGTTCCAGTGCCCCTGATTATTACACTGCTCACATACAGAGGAAGCATTTTCTCTACTTCACTGATGAGAAGATTTTATCTGTGCTCATGGAGATCTGCCGGACGTTAG GTTTCTATGGCAACATTTACCTACTGACTGAtcactttctggatctgtaccGCCAGTCTTCATCATACAGGAAGCAGGCTGCCATGGTGCTGAATGAGATCGTCAGGGGTGCCGCAGGCATCGGCGTGGCAACAGAGAGTCAGGGTTTGCGGGGTGAGGGAGATGGATGCTCTGCCACCTTAAAGGAAGACCTTGAAGCTGCAGTGGTGTCTGTCGTGGAAGAATACATCAGTCTGAACAACTGGCACCTGATTACTGTCAGTGAAGAGACAGATAGAGACCGACAGGATCAACAG TTGCTCAGCCCACCCAGACTCCTCTCCATTTCCAACAATGACATCAGTAAAATCAATGTAAACTCTCTCCAAGTGATTCCCTCCTCGTTTGGCTCCTCATCTCCTTCATCTTCGACCCCCACAGTCCACCAGCTCAACAGCAACATCTGGCAACTGTGTATCCAGCTCGAGGGCATCGGCTGCTTTTCTCAGGCTCTGGGTCGTGACTTTCGGCCCCTGTTGATGACATCGCTGTACCCTGTCTTGGAGAAAGCAGGGGAGGAGACACTACTGGTCAGCCAGGCAGCGCTGGGCTCCATGTGGGACATCAGCAAAGCCTGCGGCTACCCCTCACTGAAGGAGCTGATCAATGAAAACTCAGACTATCTGCTCAGTGACATCTCCCTCAACCTGCAGAGGCTCAATCAGCATCCACAG GCTCCACGCGTGCTGACAGTGATGTTGACTCACTCTGACTGCAGTCTGCTTCCGCTGGTCGGGGACATCGTTCAGGATGTGCTGATGGCTCTGGATCTCAGCTACGACCACACAGCTGCCCTCTTCTGCTCTGTGCTACACGCGCTGATGAGGGCACTGG CAAGGTGGTTTCCCTCCAGTTGTACCAGGACAAATGAGTCTGCCACATCCAAGCAAACCTCAACTGACCAGGAAGTCCTTGACATCCGTCAGTTCCTGCTGGATTACTGTAAACAGAGAAAGCTGGCAGAGGGCATTGGAATAGAAGAGGACAACACTGAGGATCTTG AGGTCCCTCCTCCTGTGGAGTGCGAGGACAGTGGAGATATGGAGGCTCCTGATGTGAAAGCAGAGCTTCCCTCTCACCTGAGGATCAGTAAAGACGTGATGGAGCGCTGCATTCATCTGCTATCTGATCCCAGCCTCAGACTGCGTCTCAAG GTGTTGGATGtgctggagctgtgtgtgtgtgtgctgagtgaAAAGGGGGATGAACTGCTGCCTATGGCTCATCGCTGCTGGCCTGCCCTCCTACAGAGACTGACAGCTGATGACCCTTTAGCGGTCCTCAGAGCTTTCAGG ATGCTGTGCACCCTGGGTGAGACGTGTGGTGACTTCCTGAGGAGAAGGGTTTCTAAGGAGGTTCTTCCAAGATTGAGCTCCTCACTGATTCGACAGGCTCCTATTAGTGCTAAGGCTGGACCCATCTACCTGCACACGGTGGCCTACAAACTGCAATTGGCTGTGTTGCAGGGACTGGGTTCACTGTGCCAGAGGCTGGATCTGG